One part of the Microlunatus elymi genome encodes these proteins:
- a CDS encoding GNAT family N-acetyltransferase, translated as MARRESRPERIARWALYVRAEVYGRGVGHALLNQAIGSAAAYLWVLDGNTRAIRFYRRQGFQFDGRSKTEPVGGERRMVRGEPGDGRCTHHADLNRRPAASG; from the coding sequence ATGGCCAGACGCGAGAGCCGTCCTGAACGCATCGCGCGCTGGGCTCTTTATGTTCGAGCCGAGGTGTACGGCCGCGGCGTCGGCCATGCGTTGCTGAATCAGGCGATCGGATCGGCCGCCGCCTATCTCTGGGTGCTCGACGGCAACACACGAGCCATCCGGTTCTACCGGCGTCAGGGCTTTCAGTTCGACGGGCGTTCCAAGACGGAGCCGGTCGGTGGGGAGCGTCGGATGGTGCGCGGGGAGCCAGGGGATGGTAGATGCACTCACCACGCTGATCTCAACCGGAGACCCGCTGCGTCTGGCTGA